In Cyclopterus lumpus isolate fCycLum1 chromosome 17, fCycLum1.pri, whole genome shotgun sequence, a genomic segment contains:
- the c17h14orf119 gene encoding uncharacterized protein C14orf119 homolog produces the protein MSWFNHVSQDLNQQQRPQPVDSDRLAATDVLGSRLRAPTQGSPTMATQRWTGCSTPSPEDFPSAPRGVISPPSLGNLSCASPGAGRLREPEPISYVSLQEQRCVLSWFQGWNAAQRERFLQDLLGKAVPGKVCTLLDSLSTLQVKDRLPNIYECQLRLWTQWFESWGEEERNHFLHILEEQDPVFVGHFYRSVAGTSGRD, from the exons ATGTCGTGGTTCAATCACGTCAGTCAAGACTTGAACCAGCAGCAGCGACCTCAGCCCGTTGACAGCGACAGACTCGCAGCCACAGACGTGCTCGGCTCCCGGCTCAGGGCTCCGACACAGGGGTCCCCGACCATGGCGACACAGCGCTGGACCGGGTGCTCCACTCCCAGCCCGGAGGACTTTCCATCGGCTCCGCGGGGGGTTATCAGCCCCCCCAGCCTCGGGAACCTGTCCTGCGCTTCTCCGGGTGCGGGCAGGCTTCGGGAGCCGGAGCCCATCTCCTACGTTAGCCTCCAGGAGCAGCGGTGCGTCCTGAGCTGGTTCCAGGGCTGGAACGCCGCTCAGAGGGAGCGGTTCCTGCAGGACCTTCTGGGGAAAGCTGTACCTGGGAAAGTGTGCACACTCCTGGATTCGCTCAGCACTCTTCAG GTTAAAGACAGACTACCGAACATCTATGAATGCCAGCTGCGCCTGTGGACCCAGTGGTTTGAGTcttggggagaggaggagaggaatcaTTTCCTGCACATACTGGAAGAACAGGACCCAGTTTTTGTTGGCCACTTTTACAGGAGCGTAGCCGGTACATCGGGAAGAGACTGA